One Desulfovibrio sp. TomC DNA segment encodes these proteins:
- a CDS encoding LysR family transcriptional regulator: MELRDVRTFVAVARHLSFHRAGQEVHAAQSTVSARIAALEEELQVRLFDRLGRRVALTEAGERLQQFAIKLLDLEDEARAWVAGASEARGALSIRVPESLCAWRMGGLIRGYREQFPHLQLRFISCTLDGLEKDLRQGVTDLAFLMADSVRAGDLVVEALGVEPLVLVAGPGHRLAHGGPCNVEDLAGETLALSTADCATRKSFEHMLAEAGVRPAASLEFSSAAALRGCLAGGLGVSILPALAVRDDLTAGRLALLPWAGPILETAVLMLHHKDKWLSPPLAAFMDLMRRELMGGAVASPPACLDSLAAKECITGKSTDCCRAGG; encoded by the coding sequence ATGGAACTGCGTGATGTGCGAACCTTCGTGGCCGTGGCGCGGCATTTGAGCTTTCACCGGGCAGGGCAGGAGGTGCACGCGGCGCAGTCCACGGTCTCGGCACGCATCGCCGCCCTGGAGGAGGAATTGCAGGTCCGCCTGTTTGACCGCCTGGGCCGGCGCGTAGCCCTCACCGAGGCAGGGGAGCGGCTGCAGCAATTCGCGATCAAGCTGCTGGACCTGGAAGACGAGGCTCGGGCCTGGGTGGCCGGGGCCTCTGAGGCGCGCGGGGCGTTGAGCATCCGGGTGCCGGAGTCGCTCTGCGCCTGGCGCATGGGCGGGCTGATTCGCGGGTATCGGGAACAGTTTCCGCATCTGCAGCTGCGCTTTATCTCATGCACCTTGGACGGGCTGGAGAAGGATCTGCGCCAAGGCGTGACGGACTTGGCCTTCCTTATGGCCGACAGTGTCCGGGCCGGGGATCTGGTGGTGGAGGCCCTGGGCGTGGAACCCCTGGTGCTGGTGGCCGGGCCTGGGCATCGGCTGGCGCACGGCGGCCCCTGCAATGTGGAAGATCTGGCCGGCGAAACGTTGGCACTCTCCACGGCGGATTGCGCCACGCGCAAATCATTTGAACACATGCTGGCCGAAGCCGGGGTGCGCCCGGCGGCCAGCCTGGAATTTTCCAGCGCCGCAGCCCTGCGGGGCTGTCTGGCCGGCGGGCTGGGGGTGAGCATCCTGCCGGCCCTGGCCGTGCGGGACGACCTGACCGCCGGTCGCCTGGCCCTGCTGCCCTGGGCCGGGCCGATCCTGGAGACGGCGGTGCTCATGCTGCACCACAAGGACAAATGGCTCTCCCCGCCGCTGGCCGCCTTCATGGATCTGATGCGCCGGGAACTCATGGGCGGGGCAGTTGCCTCGCCTCCCGCCTGCCTGGATTCACTCGCTGCGAAAGAGTGTATAACGGGGAAGAGCACCGACTGCTGCAGGGCAGGTGGGTAA